From Pungitius pungitius chromosome 9, fPunPun2.1, whole genome shotgun sequence, one genomic window encodes:
- the LOC119218324 gene encoding bromodomain-containing protein 4-like isoform X5, whose translation MSYPLKLSAQSLQPSTAMGDGPEAGGSQSLPPAPLPLAFNAAPPEIWSPSRPKRQTNQLQFLLKEVLKTLWKHHFAWPFQAPVDAIKLGLPDYYKIIKIPMDMGTIKKRLENHYYWNAHECIQDFNTMFTNCYIYNKPGDDIVLMAKALEKVFLHKITEMPQEETEIAVVTKGRRGGRREPGFKSDSGQDSSPSTTPHARGFSSPSNMVPTHAVPPPQGPPALTLSQPPRVPPTPSSHAPHLGPPFPLSTPDVLVQGVTSVPPPALTHPGLPPAPVLQSPPALIKQQRKSQKRKADTTTPTANDQLSESPPVPAETRQRRDSIRPSKTPKKDTSQPDSQHHPGGGPGEAAAARGGAAVAQKRQEQMRCCARLVREMLSKKHVGYAWPFYKPVDVKALGLHDYHDIIKHPMDLSNIKRKLDTRQYRDAQEFAADVRLMFSNCYKYNPPEHDVVGMARKLQDVFEMRFAKMPDEPEEPAPVPTPSSALHPAPPSARQAPPLPRISDNDSSSSSESESSGGDSEHERQHRLAELQEQLKAVHEQLAALSQPPACKPKKKEREREKEKEREREKEHEREKKKKEKQKKKMAEEFAEGPPPSVTLTGGKKIKSSKEPIAVKKERKKPRKDGVRNSRGLAPPQPEPTPLVPSASLEAEEEPDVFGGVSSDRCRPMSYEEKRQLSLDINKLPGDKLGRVVHIIQTREPSLKNSNPDEIEIDFETLKPSTLRELEKYVSSCLKKKRKSPSGEKPLEATHVPKVKTGSSSSGSSDSSDSEDSENAGLVPKLQKKIPPIKDAKGPAPVPPPQPPHTQPPAIQSKPPPPAMVPSLDSSQLMGSGFDPLAQFINAHLRSNAEPPVTAVPGLLHANAPPGTHPFLPQLPVTPSPAIHIALPQQPSRPSSRAAPLPPKPLQAPPPLSLPPPPSPQIQPSLPLALLPPVPRVPSPPSHGFLGTLSAQPPQALLEGDEELTPATPQTPPLSQDHTFMQPLQARPAVQTQPRPQPAPAPPHVPHPFPPTAPQQKGGALQQKLQQSPRSKADSFSAGHLPQVPSPLMMHSPQFHLMGQHSPPQTRKHEQKSHPVVVKEEKPPLLPFSPPSRYDAHKHDSKHRSDLKLLDVSRHRLPDSPICSQQDLKTTQEPKAPAAPKKTQEVKLKNMGSWASLAQRSQSTPASSGRSSSDSFEQFRRAAREKEEREKQLRAQQLRRGQEKLRNRDDDDEPMEQARPLQEETRRCPEQPSPPAPTPPASSPPTSSPQAPPSQPQGAAPPIDQREMARRREQERRRREAMADTIDINFQSDLMAIFEENLF comes from the exons ATGTCCTATCCGCTCAAGCTGTCCGCTCAGTCACTGCAACCCTCCACGGCGATGGGAGACGGGCCAGAGGCCGGCGGCAGCCAGagcctcccccccgcccccctgccaCTGGCCTTCAACGCCGCGCCCCCAGAAATATGGAGCCCCTCCCGACCCAAGCGACAGACCAACCAGCTGCAG ttcCTGCTCAAAGAGGTGCTGAAGACGCTGTGGAAACACCACTTTGCGTGGCCCTTCCAGGCTCCCGTAGACGCCATCAAGCTGGGTTTACCT GACTACTACAAGATCATCAAGATCCCTATGGACATGGGCACCATAAAGAAGCGCCTGGAGAACCACTACTACTGGAACGCCCACGAGTGCATCCAGGACTTCAACACCATGTTCACCAACTGCTACATCTACAACAAG cctggCGATGACATCGTCCTGATGGCGAAGGCCCTGGAGAAGGTTTTCCTCCACAAGATCACAGAGATGCcgcaggaggagacggagatCGCCGTGGTCACCAAGGGACGCCGCGGAGGCCGACGGGAGCCAG GTTTCAAGTCGGATTCGGGCCAGGACTCGtctccctccaccaccccccacgCCCGGGGCTTCTCGTCTCCCTCCAACATGGTGCCGACCCatgctgtgcccccccctcagggCCCTCCCGCCCTGACCCTGTCCCAGCCCCCACGGGTGCCCCCCACGCCCAGCTCCCACGCGCCCCACCTGGGCCCTCCGTTCCCCCTCTCAACACCGGATGTTCTGGTTCAGGGCGTgacctctgtcccccccccggccctgaCGCACCCAGGCCTCCCCCCTGCTCCCGTGCTGCAGAGCCCCCCCGCCCTCATCAAG cagcagaggaagagcCAGAAGAGGAAGGCTGACACCACGACGCCCACCGCCAACGACCAGCTGAGCgagtccccccccgtccctgctGAGACTCGGCAGCGGCGGGACAGCATCCGCCCATCCAAGACGCCCAAAAAAGACACGTCTCAGCCTGACTCCCAGCACCACCCgggaggggggccgggggaggcggcggcggcgagggggggggcggcggtcgcCCAGAAGCGGCAGGAGCAGATGCGTTGCTGCGCGCGGCTGGTCAGGGAGATGCTCTCCAAGAAACATGTGGGGTACGCGTGGCCCTTCTACAAGCCCGTGGACGTGAAGGCCCTCGGTCTCCATGACTACCACGACATCATCAAGCACCCCATGGACCTCAGCAACATCAAG AGGAAGCTGGACACCCGGCAGTACAGAGACGCTCAGGAGTTTGCAGCAGACGTCCGCTTGATGTTCTCCAACTGTTACAAGTACAACCCCCCCGAACACGACGTGGTGGGGATGGCGCGCAAGCTACAG GACGTGTTCGAGATGCGTTTTGCCAAAATGCCAGACGAGCCGGAGGAGCCGGCCCCCGTTCCCACCCCGTCGTCCGCcctccaccccgcccccccctcggcccgACAAGCCCCGCCTCTTCCCCGCATCTCGGACAAcgacagctccagctcctcggagtcGGAGTCCTCGGGGGGGGACTCCGAGCACGAGAGGCAGCACCGACTGGCCGAGTTACAGGAACAG ctTAAAGCTGTGCACGAGCAGCTGGCGGCGCTCTCTCAGCCCCCCGCCTGCAAACccaagaagaaggagagggagagggagaaggagaaggagagggagagggagaaggagcatgagagagagaagaagaagaaggagaagcaaaaaaagaagatggcAGAAGAATTTGCGGAggggccccccccctctgtgacaCTGACGGGCGGCAAGAAGAtcaagagcagcaaggagcCCATTGCAgtgaagaaggagaggaagaagcccag GAAGGACGGTGTGAGAAACAGCCGGGGGCTCGCCCCCCCGCAGCCCGAGCCCACGCCCCTCGTCCCCTCGGCCTCGCTGGAGGCAGAAGAAGAGCCGG aTGTGTTTGGGGGCGTGTCCTCCGACCGGTGCCGGCCCATGTCCTACGAGGAGAAGCGCCAGCTGAGCCTGGACATCAACAAGCTGCCCGGAGACAAACTGGGCCGCGTGGTCCACATCATCCAAACCAGGGAGCCGTCTCTGAAGAACTCGAACCCGGACGAGATCGAGATCGACTTTGAGACGCTGAAGCCGTCCACGCTGAGAGAGCTGGAGAAGTACGTCTCCAGCtgcctgaagaagaagaggaagagcccCTCAG GAGAAAAACCTCTGGAAGCGACACACGTGCCGAAGGTGAAGACGGGATCCTCGTCTTCAGGCAGCAGCGACTCGTCCGACAGCGAAGACTCTGAGAATG CAGGGCTGGTTCCCAAGCTGCAGAAGAAGATCCCGCCGATCAAAGACGCCAAGGGGCCCGCTCCggtccctcctcctcagcccccccacacccagCCCCCGGCGATCcagtccaaaccccccccccctgccatgGTCCCGTCTCTGGACTCGTCGCAGCTGATGGGCTCTGGGTTTGATCCTCTGGCTCAGTTCATTAACGCTCACCTGCGATCCAACGCCGAGCCCCCCGTCACCGCGGTGCCCGGCCTCCTCCACGCCAACGCCCCCCCCGGGACGCACCCCTTCCTCCCCCAGCTGCCCGTCACTCCGTCTCCAG CGATCCACATCGCTCTTCCCCAGCAGCCATCTCGGCCCAGCAGCAGAGCCGCGCCCCTTCCTCCCAAACCCCTGCAGGCCCCTCCCCCGTTGTCACTGCCTCCGCCCCCCTCGCCCCAGATCCAGCCCTCGCTACCACTCGCCCTCCTGCCGCCCGTCCCCCGTGTGCCGTCGCCCCCCTCGCACGGCTTCCTGGGAACCCTCTCGGCACAGCCCCCCCAAGCCCTGCTGGAAGGCGATGAGGAGCTCACCCCCGCCACTCCTCAAACCCCGCCCCTCAGTCAGGACCACACCTTCATGCAGCCGCTGCAGGCTCGGCCCGCCGTGCAGACGCAGCCCCGCCCTCAGCCtgcgcccgcccccccccacgtgcCCCACCCGTTCCCTCCCACGGCGCCGCAGCAGAAGGGGGGGGCCCTGCAGCAGAAGCTGCAACAGTCGCCTCGCAGCAAAGCAGATTCCTTCTCAGCAG GTCATCTGCCACAGGTTCCCTCCCCCCTGATGATGCATTCTCctcagttccatctgatgggACAACACTCGCCCCCCCAGACCCGGAAGCAT GAGCAGAAGTCACACCCTGTGGTGGTCAAAGAGGAGAAACCCCCCCTGCTGCCCTTCAGCCCCCCCTCGCGCTacgacgcacacaaacacgacaGCAAGCACA GATCCGACCTGAAGCTCCTGGACGTTTCTCGTCATCGCCTCCCAGACTCGCCCATCTGCTCCCAGCAAGACCTCAAAACCACGCAGGAGCCCAAAGCTCCAGCGGCCCCTAAGAAGACCCAG GAGGTGAAGCTGAAGAACATGGGCTCCTGGGCCAGCCTGGCTCAGAGGTCTCAGTCCACGCCGGCGTCCTCGGGGCGCTCCTCCAGCGACAGCTTCGAGCAGTTCAGACGGGCGGcgcgggagaaggaggagagggagaagcagcTGAGGGCGCAGCAGCTCCGCCGGGGGCAGGAGAAGCTTCG TAACcgtgacgacgacgacgagccCATGGAGCAGGCGCGTCCGTTGCAAGAAGAAACCCGCCGTTGCCCCGAGCAACCCTCCCCGCCGGCCCCCACCCCTCCGGCCTCCAGCCCGCCCACTTCCTCCCCCCAGGCCCCGCCCTCACAACCACAGGGCGCAGCCCCGCCCATCGACCAGCGGGAGATGGCACGCCGCCGCGAGCAGGAGAGGCGCCGGAGAGAGGCG atggCTGACACCATCGACATCAACTTCCAGAGCGACCTGATGGCCATTTTTGAAGAGAATCTGTTCTGA